GAAGCAGCTCAACGAGTGTTCTTCTCTCTATTTGTCCCTGCAGGTAACCTTATTCTTAATCCCCATTACAAacgatttcttttttttcgtgtaaaaccctaaaccctcaAGATACATTCATCAATGATTTGCAGGAATGTCTTAATAACACTAACAGGAATTGGAAATCTTGTCAGATGGGTATGGCACTTTAGTCCTCTATCTCcttatctcacttttttttttttttttcaaattttgtttttgggttttataTATCTGTAGGTTTATTTAAGTTACTTTGCATATGATCATTGtttcaatttattttgtattaatataatgtgaaaAATATTTGACAGAAGTTCAAGCTTTGAGGGCGTGCaatgaaagaaggaaaaaaatgaccGAGTGAAATGAGGATTTTGCCTTGCGGGGGGCTAAACTCTGCAAATCAACATCCTGACTCtgtttttggagtttttggttttcgtTAGTTGATTGAACATAACTAACTACCTCTCATGTTCTGTAACTTTTGAGTTTTTGCTGATGATTCTTCAGCAATTTCTTCAGGTGATATATTGCTCTAAATGCCCAAGTTTTTTTCCTCAACAGTTATGGCGGTCTGCTAGAAatgtaatttaattcaaaagGAAATTTATGGGGGAAATGAATAAAGAATGGTTCGTCTTTGACACACTTGAGTTGAGTGCATTTACTTTGCTCTCGATCAATTATGTCCAAATTTATTTGTTGTGCGATTTTATTGCTTGGCACATGCATTCTACATGGAACATAAGCCCTGAGAAAATAGAGCTTGTGGGGTAGTTAAGGAAGAAAAACTTATGCTTATTAGCTCTCCAGTTTTTACTTTTCATGACAAGAATATGACATTGATATATAACTTTAACACCTaggagttggctcaagtggtaaaggccttggtttTAGTGGTATGCTCCCTTTAGTTCTAacgggtgcaaacaatttctagggacTATCAGATTGGAGAACTTTCCCTTTGAATTACTCGAGGTGTAGATGTAGGAAACTCCTTAC
This genomic interval from Carya illinoinensis cultivar Pawnee chromosome 2, C.illinoinensisPawnee_v1, whole genome shotgun sequence contains the following:
- the LOC122300484 gene encoding uncharacterized protein LOC122300484 is translated as MDLRPPRPNPSEPSRSQQQPGLHQSDADDDDENVKQLNECSSLYLSLQECLNNTNRNWKSCQMEVQALRACNERRKKMTE